Proteins from a single region of Aureibacter tunicatorum:
- a CDS encoding heparan-alpha-glucosaminide N-acetyltransferase domain-containing protein, giving the protein MIKKTRIASIDIFRALTMLFMIWVNDFPTLTGIPKWLKHGPSGEEYIGFSDFIFPLFLFIVGLSIPFAIQHRLNKSVDAFEISKHIVLRSASLLLIGVYMVNYETSHHESLSIGTYWWCILMATGVVLIWMDWKRSPVPEKFHKLFQGIGIAIWIYLAIIYKGGEDGTLGMSTQWWGILGLIGWAYLINALSFILFRGNFIVISLIFILFNALAVLNFAGYFESASGFITYFSTIYGGFIPAFTSAGLIGGLLLKQLTEEKQSKVVLTMIGLGLINIIYGLLMESHFWMIYKLGISIGVGFISFAIIYWLVDIKNKTSWAKIIAPAGTATLTCYLFQYFEYPLRMETGFRLPEIMNTGTIGLIVSFIISILIVVFTGWLEKKGFKLKL; this is encoded by the coding sequence ATGATCAAAAAAACAAGAATCGCATCAATAGATATTTTTAGAGCTTTAACCATGTTGTTTATGATCTGGGTAAACGACTTTCCAACCCTAACCGGCATACCAAAATGGTTAAAACATGGGCCTTCAGGTGAAGAATATATTGGCTTTTCAGATTTTATCTTCCCATTATTTCTTTTCATTGTTGGCCTAAGCATACCTTTCGCTATCCAACATCGCCTGAACAAAAGCGTTGACGCATTTGAAATTTCAAAACATATCGTTTTAAGATCAGCCTCCTTATTGCTAATTGGCGTTTATATGGTGAATTATGAAACTTCGCATCATGAATCTCTGAGCATTGGAACTTATTGGTGGTGTATTTTAATGGCAACTGGAGTTGTGCTTATCTGGATGGACTGGAAACGCAGTCCCGTACCTGAAAAATTTCACAAGCTTTTTCAAGGAATTGGCATAGCCATTTGGATTTACTTAGCGATAATTTACAAAGGCGGAGAAGATGGGACATTAGGAATGAGTACTCAATGGTGGGGAATTTTAGGACTGATTGGTTGGGCATACTTGATCAATGCTTTAAGCTTTATCTTATTTAGAGGAAATTTCATTGTTATATCCCTTATTTTTATTCTATTCAATGCGTTGGCTGTGTTAAATTTCGCAGGGTATTTTGAAAGTGCCAGTGGCTTTATCACTTACTTCAGCACTATTTACGGGGGATTTATTCCTGCTTTTACATCCGCTGGACTTATTGGCGGATTGCTATTGAAGCAATTAACCGAAGAAAAACAGAGTAAAGTCGTGTTAACTATGATAGGATTAGGTCTTATAAATATAATTTATGGCTTGTTGATGGAATCACATTTTTGGATGATCTACAAATTGGGGATTTCTATTGGCGTAGGCTTTATCTCCTTTGCTATTATCTATTGGCTTGTGGATATTAAAAATAAAACTTCTTGGGCAAAGATTATAGCTCCGGCAGGAACAGCAACCTTGACTTGTTATTTATTCCAATATTTTGAATATCCATTAAGAATGGAAACAGGATTCCGCTTACCAGAAATTATGAATACCGGAACTATAGGGCTTATTGTTTCATTTATAATTTCAATCTTGATCGTTGTATTCACAGGCTGGTTGGAGAAAAAAGGCTTTAAGCTTAAATTATAG
- a CDS encoding helix-turn-helix transcriptional regulator, with product MTTRNQNITFFRSNEIGEGLPYSVTKFNDIDDNNDIFIPSLRDFHVIFYVKKGSGTYHIDFKKYSFQANTFILISKQQLHHFSPFAPNDVELLSITFSPDFIYRNETDLNHLFQFISSDHILGKQILRIPETYHDDINAIFESMHKVYQSDDLNYKFKAFYHWLCIMLIHIEQIQLSQTLNQTNEETNDSHTQIIKLMELIEAHYKSEFKVEFYAESMFLTLKALSKICKDYYKTSPKALINERRILEIKRLLRGTDRSVKSIAFELNFDEPTNMFKFFKKHVGITPNEFRSSTT from the coding sequence TTGACGACTAGAAATCAGAATATCACATTTTTCCGCTCCAATGAAATAGGCGAAGGCTTGCCCTACAGCGTTACAAAATTCAATGACATCGACGACAACAATGACATTTTCATTCCTTCCCTGCGAGACTTCCATGTTATATTCTATGTCAAAAAAGGTTCTGGAACTTATCATATTGACTTTAAAAAATACAGTTTTCAAGCTAATACGTTCATTCTAATCTCCAAACAGCAACTGCACCATTTTTCTCCGTTCGCTCCTAATGATGTAGAGTTGTTATCAATTACCTTCAGCCCTGATTTTATTTACAGAAATGAAACGGATCTTAATCACTTATTTCAATTTATTTCTTCGGACCATATTTTGGGAAAGCAAATCTTGCGAATTCCCGAAACGTATCATGATGATATAAATGCAATATTTGAGTCAATGCATAAAGTCTATCAATCCGATGACTTGAATTATAAGTTCAAAGCCTTTTACCACTGGCTTTGCATCATGCTTATACATATAGAACAGATACAATTAAGCCAAACGTTAAATCAAACGAATGAGGAAACTAATGATTCTCATACCCAGATCATTAAACTAATGGAGCTTATCGAAGCTCATTATAAGAGCGAATTCAAAGTTGAATTTTACGCGGAATCAATGTTTCTAACCTTGAAAGCATTGTCAAAAATTTGCAAAGACTATTATAAAACTTCACCCAAAGCCTTAATTAATGAACGACGCATACTAGAAATCAAGAGATTGTTGAGAGGGACTGATCGTTCTGTAAAGTCAATCGCATTTGAATTAAACTTCGACGAGCCTACCAATATGTTCAAATTTTTCAAAAAGCATGTAGGCATTACTCCTAATGAATTCAGAAGCTCTACAACATAA